From one Babesia bovis T2Bo chromosome 3, whole genome shotgun sequence genomic stretch:
- a CDS encoding thioredoxin domain containing protein produces MLSVAARSLFRLRAPFALTQHRHVVKLAKSTDEYHAALKASEYVVAKFGASWCKPCQKAKVYVEELSEEHPELLFLDVDVDELPQIADEEGVNSIPMFKMFKYGKAVDIHIGGDKQQLVDMIKKHTVQ; encoded by the exons ATGTTATCGGTTGCTGCTCGTTCACTATTTCGTTTACGTGCTCCTTTTGCTTTGACGCAGCATAGGCATGTCGTCAAGTTAGCCAAGAGCACTGACGAATACCATGCAGCTCTTAAAGCCAGTGAATATGTAGTTGCGAAATTTGGCGCTAGTTGGTGTAAGCCTTGCCAGAAGGCCAAGGTATACGTGGAGGAGTTGAGCGAGGAGCATCCTGAGCTGCTTTTCCTAGATGTTGATGTTGATGAACTGCCACAGATTGCTGACGAGGAGGGTGTAAACAGCATACCAATGTTCAAAATGTTCAAGTATGGTAAGGCTGTTGATATCCATATCG GAGGAGACAAGCAGCAGCTTGTTGATATGATTAAGAAGCACACTGTGCAGTAA
- a CDS encoding tRNA synthetase class II core domain containing protein, which produces MLPTVLVRCLFFIQSVYCCVAFFSRRVDGFRVYKAGIPKLVTRSHADYNWDVSHDNELFGVAESRGDVSGNRNNLRKPGILTHMSPGISTVLPIGKRIVNRIERVIHVEMSRIGAKEVELPMLLSSDTINERRNEFGRELFSLTDRNGKHYDLCPTCEELICRMLDKALSPLSKRNLPIYLYQIGRKFRDEARPCNSNMRCREFIMKDAYSFHSDKDSAAMDYNKFKQAYERIFTLLELSFDTVTIGDTEHEFRAMLPNKKTLMEIAHIFQLGDAITTEAGLKYEGEGRMKHPVYLNSYGIGIHRLLQAAASQHADSEGIRLPQIIAPYDVAVIPCDENSEQASADIYTLLSKRGIDTFLDTRKAPINQRVSDMMNIGIPHIVYVSSVYTEKAMSCPNEDITMKIIEGSKKSNYYHQYQSPTYSLLQDKEIPDTIQRINVGYSHRSFPGEYTIPVSKLLQLLAVAR; this is translated from the exons ATGTTACCAACTGTGTTGGTACGTTGTCTTTTTTTCATACAAAGTGTGTACTGCTGTGTAGCATTCTTCAGTCGACGCGTTGACG gATTCAGGGTATATAAAGCAGGTATACCGAAACTGGTTACAAGAAGCCATGCCGATTACAATTGGGATGTATCGCATGACAATGAGTTGTTTGGTGTCGCTGAATCACGAGGCGACGTCTCTGGTAATCGCAACAACCTTCGTAAACCGGGCATCCTAACTCATATGTCACCTGGAATCAGTACTGTACTGCCCATAGGTAAACGGATTGTTAACCGTATCGAACGTGTAATTCACGTTGAGATGTCCAGAATCGGTGCAAAGGAAGTTGAATTGCCAATGTTGCTATCAAGCGATACTATTAATGAACGGCGTAATGAATTCGGTAGGGAGTTGTTTTCGTTGACTGACAGAAACGGTAAACATTATGACTTGTGTCCAACATGTGAAGAACTAATTTGTAGGATGCTGGATAAAGCGTTATCCCCCTTGTCTAAACGGAATCTACctatatatctataccAAATAGGGCGTAAATTTCGCGATGAGGCTAGACCATGCAACTCCAATATGCGATGTCGTGAATTTATAATGAAGGATGCATATAGTTTTCACAGTGACAAGGACTCCGCAGCTATGGATTATAACAAATTCAAGCAGGCTTACGAACGCATTTTCACTTTACTGGAGTTGTCTTTTGACACCGTGACTATTGGGGATACAGAACACGAATTCAGGGCAATGCTCCCAAATAAAAAAACACTTATGGAGATTGCACATATATTCCAGTTAGGCGATGCTATAACTACAGAAGCCGGATTGAAATATGAAGGTGAAGGTAGAATGAAGCACCCGGTGTACCTCAATTCATACGGCATCGGAATCCATAGACTCCTTCAGGCGGCAGCTTCACAACATGCTGACAGTGAAGGCATAAGGTTACCACAGATAATTGCGCCTTACGACGTTGCAGTTATCCCGTGCGACGAAAATTCAGAGCAAGCTTCAGCCGATATCTACACGCTGCTCTCCAAGCGAGGTATTGACACATTTCTTGATACTCGCAAAGCGCCTATAAACCAGCGTGTATCGGATATGATGAACATCGGCATCCCTCATATCGTATATGTATCGTCTGTATACACCGAAAAAGCAATGTCGTGCCCTAATGAAGATATAACGATGAAAATAATAGAAGGGTCAAAGAAATCCAATTATTAccatcaatatcaatctcCAACCTATAGTCTTTTGCAAGATAAGGAAATACCGGATACAATCCAGCGGATAAATGTCGGATACTCCCATAGATCATTCCCAGGTGAGTACACAATACCTGTTTCCAAACTGTTGCAACTGCTTGCTGTAGCCAGGTAA
- a CDS encoding HECT-domain (ubiquitin-transferase) family protein, whose amino-acid sequence MLFDGSIGPKRVVSLSGSSGLGKTRTFRRQQFGFLSLQHERERAAKIILKFLRRLKLVKSSLQQIGEELPNLLNEARNSLPFDATDAVTRRRKIHNVLEKHNQNDEDIHQCPNFGENEFDPTISADRTYPNEVTRHPICRLMQLVCSITKYDMENDYSTYLRETLTMFNSWYYISQDDQNADNVFINPSLRMDLITICTGFLRLIILLDKKAREKNSQDNANCMDPTSSTMERAYSAYSLSDVPCTRILHHSSYNQSIREGDLLTNDAHKGKMPSISNNIDDELRISGGPLYLNTEFLSPYELEITYFMAAVLRLLPTNLLSTIDKDQVISTKWYPSMMRRALLSCEDHVEGLSALLIISRTLRRICYTKDQAFKLIQSVWSVPMSIVSHVPHLLRNVMQSTMYYDFIRGFCGIDCKPHVVDDCCFIGGVEMKDGSVPHSKHVRILEHMRNYLKLHLPARVTLNTTTWKKIDTNLQAQLDAILASTEFLAMIRYIICCDTTKTMNDSSGDSDIYSRSQYMVSGGLRHDDRRQQAHGEYAFEVVFRNMMLVIRLAEKINLDDRDKEWISSVLSLALLSSQFVNNERLIPDRLNSDDKQALSHIFQIFNHNTSIATIILLLMFPVRNRLYFTANIEKLLLCHALYVTDCMDDSDKHDEPYLLQENSVMELYNKGLLKCFKQRLFEYCVASYREFIVNLRSGFSISSVISDLWIIFARLIECILIFEEEDTYTFDKISEVLFNRDEAYLISNVLNSIYLYHNQCLKVTHKIEYELNDRFPCNMFCSCGVDLEVNELFHVPILSQISDSDWWGNIAKRFSMRYLSQNNEGPHPLVIHDLEGSLLNLVKNNKLDAPLLKILRYVPQSISFDIRLKIFMAYVDNDKALYRDNAPDFTTNPYLIRRSHIVEDGMHTLGCLNATQLKQQFRVIFMDETGVREEGVDGGGLFKEFLSHLCSIILDPEYGLFGETSYDQSFLPSPNSAMFHGDHLSIFKFVGKVIGKAVYEHILIEQVPSRMLANIMMNIRNRLYEIKFYDPDLYRHLLSLREMSAEDIESLGLTFTTTVSSCGGSEQLDIIPGGSDIQVTIENVDRFLFEFAHFKCNTLIKEQTTAFLSGFCQLIPLDWIQMFTPHELVHVISGADNAVDINDMRKNTTYSGGYTSYSNVIVWFWELMNDFDEEERRTFLWFVTSCRRPPLMGFKQLNPPFCITRDLIQDNLPTAATCTNLLKLPEYDTKSLLRSKLMDAMTMSKGFGLG is encoded by the exons ATGTTGTTTGACGGCTCCATAGGGCCTAAACGGGTTGTTAGCCTTTCTGGGTCATCCGGATTAGGCAAGACCCGTACCTTCCGAAGACAGCAGTTTGGATTCTTATCATTACAACATGAAAGAGAACGCGCAGCGAAGATTATATTGAAATTTTTAAGGAGACTTAAACTGGTAAAGTCCAGCCTTCAACAAATTGGTGAAGAATTGCCTAATTTGTTAAACGAAGCAAGAAATAGTTTGCCTTTTGATGCAACGGATGCGGTAACTAGACGCCGAAAAATACATAATGTGCTAGAGAAGCATAATCAGAATGATGAAGATATTCATCAATGTCCTAATTTCGGAGAGAACGAGTTCGATCCTACAATATCGGCTGATAGGACATATCCCAATGAGGTTACTCGACATCCTATTTGTAGATTGATGCAATTGGTATGCTCAATCACAAAATATGATATGGAAAATGATTATTCTACCTATTTACGTGAAACTCTAACTATGTTTAATAGTTGGTATTACATTTCCCAAGATGACCAAAATGCAGacaatgtttttataaATCCTTCATTGAGGATGGATCTAATAACAATTTGTACTGGGTTTCTACGGCTAATTATTTTGTTGGATAAAAAGGCTCGTGAAAAAAATTCACAAGATAATGCCAATTGTATGGATCCAACATCATCAACCATGGAACGAGCGTATTCGGCTTATTCTCTTTCTGATGTTCCGTGTACTAGAATATTGCATCACTCTTCTTATAACCAATCCATTAGAGAGGGTGATCTATTAACTAACGATGCTCATAAAGGGAAAATGCCTTCTATCAGTAAtaacattgatgatgagcTTCGTATATCCGGTGGGCCGCTCTATTTAAATACTGAATTTTTATCTCCTTACGAATTGGAGATTACATATTTCATGGCAGCGGTGCTCAGATTGCTACCTACCAACTTACTGAGTACAATTGATAAAGATCAGGTCATTTCAACAAAATGGTACCCAAGTATGATGAGGCGTGCATTGCTATCCTGTGAAGACCATGTAGAAGGCTTAAGTGCCTTATTAATCATTTCACGTACTCTACGTCGCATATGTTATACAAAAGATCAGGCATTTAAATTAATACAGAGCGTGTGGTCTGTTCCGATGAGTATCGTCTCCCATGTACCACATTTGTTACGCAATGTTATGCAGTCTACAATGTATTATGATTTTATACGTGGGTTTTGTGGTATCGATTGCAAACCTCATGTTGTTGATGACTGCTGTTTCATCGGAGGTGTGGAAATGAAGGATGGCAGTGTACCACATAGTAAGCACGTTCGTATTTTAGAACATATGCGGAATTATTTAAAGTTGCATTTGCCTGCGCGAGTAACGTTGAACACTACTACATGGAAAAAAATTGACACAAATTTGCAAGCTCAACTTGATGCCATACTAGCCTCTACGGAGTTTCTGGCAATGATtcgatatattatatgctGCGATACAACAAAGACAATGAATGATTCATCGGGAGATAGTGACATTTATTCGCGATCTCAATACATGGTGTCTGGTGGGTTACGTCATGATGACAGGAGACAGCAAGCACATGGCGAATACGCATTTGAAGTAGTATTCCGTAATATGATGCTTGTAATTAGACTTGCGGAGAAAATAAATCTTGATGATCGCGATAAAGAATGGATTTCTTCTGTTTTATCTTTGGCACTGCTATCCTCGCAATTCGTCAACAATGAACGACTTATTCCCGATAGGCTCAACAGTGATGACAAGCAAGCCTTGAGTCATATATTCCAAATATTTAATCACAATACGTCCATTGCAactattatattattgttGATGTTTCCTGTAAGGAATCGGCTGTATTTCACTGCAAATATTGAGAAGCTGCTTTTATGCCATGCCTTATATGTTACCGATTGCATGGATGACAGCGACAAACATGATGAACCCTATTTGTTACAGGAGAATAGTGTCATGGAATTGTATAACAAAGGATTATTAAAGTGTTTTAAGCAGCGTTTATTTGAGTATTGTGTAGCTTCATATCGTGAGTTCATCGTAAATTTACGTTCTGGATTTTCTATAAGCAGCGTCATTTCAGATTTGTGGATAATATTTGCCAGGTTGATTGAATGTATTCTAATTtttgaagaagaagatacGTACACATTTGATAAGATATCTGAAGTGTTGTTTAATCGTGATGAAGCGTATTTAATATCCAATGTACTGAACTCTATCTACCTTTATCACAACCAATGTTTAAAGGTAACCCACAAAATTGAGTACGAACTGAATGATCGTTTCCCCTGCAACATGTTTTGTTCATGTGGAGTTGACTTGGAGGTTAATGAATTATTTCACGTCCCGATATTATCCCAGATATCTGATTCGGATTGGTGGGGAAACATAGCAAAACGTTTTAGCATGAGGTATCTTAGTCAGAATAACGAAGGTCCTCACCCATTAGTAATCCACGATCTTGAGGGTTCCTTGTTGAATCTAGTGAAAAATAACAAGCTTGATGCACCTCTTCTTAAGATTTTAAGATACGTACCGCAAAGCATATCGTTCGACATTAGATTGAAGATATTTATGGCCTATGTAGACAACGATAAGGCGTTATACAGGGATAATGCACCAGATTTTACAACTAATCCATATCTCATCAGACGATCACACATTGTAGAAGATGGAATGCATACGCTAGGTTGCTTAAATGCGACTCAACTGAAGCAGCAGTTTCGGGTAATATTCATGGATGAAACTGGAGTGAGAGAAGAGGGAGTTGATGGCGGCGGTCTCTTCAAGGAATTTCTATCTCATCTATGCAGTATTATTTTGGACCCGGAATATGGTTTATTTGGAGAAACATCATATGACCAATCGTTTTTACCGTCACCTAATTCAGCTATGTTTCACGGTGACCACCTCTCCATATTTAAATTTGTCGGGAAGGTAATAGGCAAGGCAGTATATGAGCATATACTCATCGAACAAGTACCATCTAGGATGCTAGCAAATATCATGATGAACATACGCAACAGATTATACGAAATTAAATTTTACGACCCGGATTTATATCGTCACTTGCTATCATTGCGAGAAATGTCCGCCGAAGATATTGAGAGTCTCGGCCTAACTTTTACAACTACAGTATCATCCTGTGGAGGTTCAGAACAGCTGGATATCATACCAGGAGGGTCAGATATTCAGGTAACTATTGAAAATGTTGATAGATTCCTTTTTGAATTTGCCCACTTTAAATGCAATACGCTAATTAAGGAACAAACTACGGCATTTCTCTCAGGATTCTGTCAATTAATACCTCTTGATTGGATTCAGATGTTCACTCCCCATGAGCTTGTCCATGTTATATCAGGTGCAGACAATGCAGTTGATATAAATGATATGCGTAAAAACACAACATATTCTGGTGGCTACACCTCATATTCTAACGTGATAGTTTGGTTCTGGGAACTTATG AATGATTTTGATGAAGAGGAAAGGCGCACTTTCCTGTGGTTTGTTACTTCCTGCAGGCGTCCTCCCTTGATGGGATTCAAGCAGCTTAACCCGCCATTCTGCATCACGCGTGACTTGATTCAGGATAACCTTCCTACGGCGGCAACATGCACCAACTTGTTAAAACTGCCCGAATATGACACAAAGTCTCTTCTTAGATCGAAACTCATGGATGCTATGACCATGTCAAAAGGCTTTGGTCTAGGGTGA
- a CDS encoding vacuolar ATPase subunit C family protein: protein MAPPTMNKCLFVACLSSPNESREQQHVIVRKQLIKSKMCHEVGLVNVPHDLRFTSFDNLLVCADDLEKHDPIVESVLKRVENLARSVDNSPLTIHFQGRQVAVETYISRFQWDDGRFPRYITLAENLQTLADLVKKMDDDVSAKASAYADLNNRRQSMRNDAESTYLYRDLTYVITPDVVDDPMDYLDTEHLTTMVVFVPNGMEDEWLNKYTTLCDKVVPTSAKQINVKCSGHTLWRTLIFKSEVDKFIEGCKGYNWVAKQFVYSEERYRAIIDESTKLETESHRQEAFLSRIYRVAFSDVFTCWMHLKAMRAFCEAALKFGLPINFNCFSIWPTDRADINALKQSLDQLLRRTPTTTSHHHDHHDLEMEKEYDSFISFSFNVVGC, encoded by the exons ATGGCGCCGCCCACGATGAATAAGTGTTTGTTTGTTGCTTGCCTTTCATCTCCGAATGAAAGCAGGGAGCAGCAACACGTTATTGTGCGCAAGCAGCTGATAAAGAGCAAAATGTGCCACGAAGTAGGCTTGGTTAACGTTCCTCATGACTTGAGGTTTACAAGTTTCGACAATTTGCTTGTTTGTGCCGATGACCTCGAGAAACACGATCCCATAGTAGAATCAGTATTGAAGCGCGTTGAAAATCTTGCCAGAAGTGTGGACAACAGCCCTCTCACAATCCACTTTCAAGGGCGTCAAGTTGCTGTTGAGACTTATATTTCGCGTTTTCAGTGGGATGACGGTCGCTTTCCTaggtatataacattagcAGAGAATTTGCAAACACTTGCTGATCTTGTGAAGAAGatggatgatgatgtaTCTGCGAAAGCCAGTGCATACGCTGATCTTAACAACCGTCGCCAGTCAATGAGGAACGACGCCGAGAGCACTTATCTATACCGCGATTTGACTTATGTAATAACTCCGGATGTTGTTGACGATCCTATGGATTATCTGGATACAGAGCACTTAACTACCATGGTTGTGTTCGTGCCTAACGGCATGGAAGATGAGTGGCTGAACAAGTACACAACTTTGTGCGACAAAGTGGTTCCTACTAGTGCTAAACAGATTAATGTTAAGTGCTCCGGGCACACACTGTGGCGCACTTTAATATTTAAGTCAGAGGTAGACAAGTTTATAGAAGGGTGCAAGGGTTACAACTGGGTGGCAAAACAATTCGTCTATTCAGAAGAGCGCTACCGTGCTATTATAGATGAGAGCACGAAGTTGGAAACTGAATCGCACCGTCAGGAAGCTTTCTTGTCACGTATATATCGTGTAGCCTTCTCTGACGTGTTCACCTGCTGGATGCATCTAAAGGCTATGCGTGCTTTTTGCGAGGCTGCTTTAAAGTTCGGGTTACCAATTAACTTCAACTGTTTCTCAATCTGGCCTACTGATCGTGCGGATATAAATGCTTTGAAGCAGTCGCTTGATCAATTGTTACGCCGTACTCCTACAACGACATCGCATCACCATG ATCACCATGACTTAGAGATGGAGAAGGAATACGATTCCTTTATTAGTTTCAGTTTTAACGTGGTTGGCTGTTAA
- a CDS encoding ribosome biogenesis GTPase family protein: MSTQTVEPKKYMQRVGRPTGPSLDDFIYRKSVSLDIDKNVIYNGACNADVTNAFATNNGYSFTPRSEFTFDRSITWYPAHMAKAKLNIGKKKQAVDCILEVRDARAPLTSSNCSLVEEYPDHIPRLVVLNKSDLVLPKDIKRSCELLEKTGRHAVAYSALGLRRITQIIDFVTSKVTPKYKTLGVWMMVVGLPNVGKSSIINALKRYSFSQRFHSRYGMMESTNLTKAKATTAAEAGSTRHMNAFFVSEKPKLYCFDTPGVMLPKMNCPEINLVLAAIGCVNDHRAGVDYIADYILYRLNRNRMFKYVDILGMQGPTDDVTEIMEHISQIAERKYGTIEPSNCYRIFINQFRLGRFGRICMDDLSDIMRRGDLSDFELSEPPGPLGPAYWPIHGL, encoded by the exons ATGTCGACGCAAACTGTAGAGCCAAAGAAATATATGCAACGGGTAGGAAGACCAACAGGACCATCGTTGGATGATTTCATTTATCGCAAATCAGTGTCCTTGGATATTGACAAGAATGTGATTTATAATGGAGCGTGTAATGCTGATGTAACGAATGCTTTCGCGACAAACAATGG ATATTCATTCACTCCAAGGAGCGAATTTACGTTTGACCGGAGCATTACATGGTACCCTGCTCATATGGCCAAGGCAAAGTTGAATATTGGAAAGAAGAAACAAGCTGTCGATTGTATACTGGAGGTTCGTGATGCAAGAGCTCCACTAACATCGTCAAATTGCTCACTTGTGGAAGAATATCCAGATCACATCCCCCGATTGGTAGTTCTTAACAAAAGTGATTTGGTTCTGCCAAAGGACATAAAG AGATCCTGTGAATTATTGGAGAAGACTGGGCGTCACGCAGTAGCCTACAGTGCGTTGGGATTACGACGTATAACACAAATCATTGACTTTGTTACTTCTAAAGTTACTCCGAAATATAAGACATTGGGAGTATGGATGATGGTTGTTGGTTTACCAAATGTTGGGAAATCTTCTATAATCAACGCTTTAAAACGATATTCTTTTTCT CAAAGATTTCATTCACGATATGGGATGATGGAATCTACTAATTTAACGAAAGCGAAGGCGACAACTGCGGCTGAAGCAGGAAGTACACGGCACATGAATGCATTCTTTGTATCTGAGAAACCTAAATTATACTGCTTTGACACACCCGGTGTCATGCTGCCAAAGATGAATTGCCCTGAAATAAATCTTGTTTTAGCTGCTATTGGCTGCGTCAATGATCATAGAGCTGGTGTGGATTACATCGCTGATTACATACTCTATCGTTTAAATCGCAACCGTATGTTCAAATATGTGGATATATTGGGAATGCAAGGTCCGACGGACGACGTAACAGAG ATAATGGAGCACATATCTCAAATTGCTGAACGAAAATATGGTACCATTGAACCATCAAATTGTTATCGCATTTTTATTAACCAGTTCCGGCTAGGACGATTTGGTCGCATTTGTATGGACGACCTTAGTGATATAATGAGACGCGGGGATTTATCGGATTTTGAACTTAG CGAGCCTCCAGGCCCATTGGGACCAGCTTATTGGCCGATTCATGGCTTATAA
- a CDS encoding histone deacetylase family protein, producing the protein MEKRVSYFYDPDVGSYYYGPGHPMKPQRIRMAHALVLSYDLYRHMEVFRPHKAVEPELLAFHDHEYLQFLSGVSPDNYRDFAYQLKRFNVGEATDCPVFDGLYVFQQSCSGASIDGAHRLNNQQADISINWSGGLHHAKRSEASGFCYLNDIVLAILELLKYHARVMYIDIDVHHGDGVEEAFYVTHRVMTVSFHKFGNFFPGTGDVTDVGVASGKYYSVNVPLNDGMDDESFVDMFRTVVGKCVEVYEPGAIVLQCGADSLTGDRLGRFNLTNKGHAGCVAFCRSLNIPLLVLGGGGYTIRNVARCWAYETGVVLDKHNEMAEQISLNEYYDYYAPDFNLHLQPTNMPNYNTSEHLDRIKMKIIENLRHVERAPGVQFAHVPNDFFQYDDDEDEAAQLEVFDEGGGVAPAIVPHRKTTPPIYVNHRLRRKDYKNDYYHLPDRDQHIPI; encoded by the coding sequence ATGGAGAAGAGAGTTTCTTATTTTTACGACCCGGATGTGGGTAGCTACTACTATGGACCTGGTCATCCGATGAAGCCACAGCGTATTCGTATGGCACATGCTTTGGTACTCAGCTATGATTTGTATAGACATATGGAGGTATTCAGACCTCATAAGGCTGTTGAACCTGAATTACTTGCTTTCCATGACCATGAATATTTACAATTTCTATCTGGAGTAAGCCCAGATAACTATCGCGACTTTGCATACCAGCTTAAGAGGTTTAACGTAGGTGAAGCTACTGACTGTCCAGTATTTGATGGGTTATATGTATTCCAACAAAGCTGCAGTGGTGCTTCTATTGATGGAGCACACCGTCTGAATAATCAACAGGCTGATATTTCCATTAATTGGTCTGGAGGACTGCATCATGCAAAACGATCCGAGGCTTCAGGTTTCTGTTATCTTAACGATATTGTACTGGCTATACTGGAGTTATTGAAATATCATGCACgtgtaatgtatattgatattgatgtACATCACGGTGATGGTGTAGAAGAGGCGTTCTACGTTACCCATCGTGTGATGACTGTCAGTTTCCACAAATTTGGAAACTTCTTCCCTGGTACCGGTGATGTTACGGATGTAGGTGTGGCTTCTGGGAAGTACTATAGTGTTAACGTTCCGCTGAATGATGGTATGGATGATGAATCGTTTGTTGACATGTTTAGGACAGTTGTGGGTAAATGTGTTGAAGTATATGAGCCGGGAGCTATAGTGCTACAGTGTGGAGCTGACAGTCTCACGGGCGATCGGTTAGGCCGATTCAACCTTACTAACAAGGGCCATGCTGGGTGCGTTGCGTTCTGTCGAAGCTTGAATATACCGCTGCTGGTATTGGGTGGAGGTGGATACACAATTCGTAACGTCGCGAGGTGCTGGGCATATGAAACCGGTGTGGTACTAGACAAACATAATGAAATGGCGGAGCAAATATCGTTGAACGAATACTACGACTACTACGCTCCTGATTTCAACTTGCATTTGCAACCCACGAATATGCCGAATTATAACACGTCGGAGCACCTTGACCGCATTAAGATGAAGATTATTGAAAATCTCAGGCACGTAGAACGTGCTCCAGGGGTGCAGTTCGCTCATGTCCCAAACGACTTCTTCCAGTATGACGACGATGAAGATGAGGCAGCACAGTTAGAGGTGTTCGACGAAGGTGGTGGCGTGGCACCAGCCATAGTACCACATCGTAAAACAACACCTCCCATATATGTCAATCACCGCTTACGCAGGAAGGattataaaaatgattaCTACCACCTTCCTGATAGGGACCAGCATATACCGATATAG
- a CDS encoding Yippee zinc-binding/DNA-binding /Mis18 centromere assembly family protein, with translation MGQIHEFHIDGETLYCCAQCSTPLASSSHVLSKSFRGRTGGAWLFSRVYNVTEGDVEERMMNTGQHSITDVYCNGCGTNLGWKYYEANHDSQRYKCGKVILEKHLLLGAEDDDSESSEDSSTSDME, from the exons ATGGGACAGATCCATGAGTTCCATATAGATGGAGAGACTTTATACTG TTGCGCTCAGTGTTCAACCCCGCTTGCTTCGTCGTCACACGTGTTGTCTAAAAGCTTCCGCGGCCGCACTGGCGGCGCATGGCTGTTTTCTCG AGTATACAACGTAACGGAGGGAGATGTTGAGGAGCGAATGATGAATACAGGTCAACATTCGATTACTGATGTCTATTGCAACGGCTGTGGTACAAATTTAG GCTGGAAGTATTATGAAGCTAACCATGATTCTCAACGTTACAAATGCGGCAAGGTTATATTAGAAAAG CATCTTCTGTTAGGTGCTGAAGATGATGACTCCGAGTCATCTGAAGACAGCAGTACTTCCGATATGGAGTAG